Proteins encoded within one genomic window of Companilactobacillus zhachilii:
- a CDS encoding glycoside hydrolase family 65 protein: MQRIFEVDPWNVVTHKLDKENKRLQESLTSLGNGYMGMRGNFEEDYTGDSLPGIYLAGIWYPDKTRVGWWKNGYPKYFGKVINAVNFIKMNFLINGSQLDLNKDSISDFTLDLNMKDATLTRSFIVDKDGSKVKFNFVRFLSVARKELSVQKVSFENLSDEKVDIKVISALDANVKNEDANYDEHFWNVLEITDNSLIAETKPNDFGTPRFTSGMQVAYVTDLPETDSNITDLETSKTFEKVLAPKEAGTIEKRVIVVTSRDYQDIDDIRDALEGISSRVATVSYEDLYREHENVWADRWNQSDIKIDGDTDAQQGMRFNLFGLFTTYSGEDSRLNIGPKGFTGEKYGGATYWDTEAFCIPVYLGISKPEVARNLLMYRYNQLNGAYINAQQQGLKGALFPMVTFNGIECHNEWEITFEEIHRNGDIAFAIYNYTRYTGDKSFVLNEGSKLLTEMSRFWADRVHFSKRNGEYMIHGVTGPDEYENNVDNNWYTNFLAKWTLKYTLQILGEVTKEQFAKLKVSDAEMKQWQDIVDKMYLPYDEDLGIFVQHDGFLDKDIKPVSAIPKDQLPINQHWSWDKILRSPYIKQGDVLQGIWDFIDDFSEREKKRNFDFYEPLTVHESSLSPAIHSVLAADLHYEEKAVALYERTARLDLDNYNNDTADGLHITSMTGGWLAMVQGFAGMRVHDDGSLSYKPFLPKKWNSYSFRQVFRGRVIEVAVDNDGPHFKLISGEPLQIQVYNEPLMLK, from the coding sequence ATGCAAAGAATTTTTGAAGTAGATCCTTGGAACGTTGTAACTCACAAATTAGATAAAGAGAATAAACGTCTTCAAGAAAGTTTGACCAGCTTAGGAAATGGTTATATGGGGATGAGAGGAAATTTTGAGGAAGATTACACTGGAGACAGTCTTCCTGGAATTTACTTGGCAGGTATTTGGTATCCTGATAAGACTCGTGTCGGCTGGTGGAAAAATGGTTACCCTAAGTATTTCGGTAAGGTCATTAATGCCGTCAATTTTATTAAAATGAACTTTTTGATCAATGGTTCACAATTGGATTTGAATAAGGATTCAATTAGTGACTTTACATTGGACTTAAATATGAAAGATGCTACTTTAACTCGTTCATTTATCGTGGATAAAGATGGTAGCAAAGTTAAATTTAATTTTGTGAGATTTTTAAGCGTTGCTCGGAAAGAACTTTCGGTTCAAAAAGTTAGCTTTGAAAATTTATCAGATGAAAAGGTTGATATTAAGGTTATTTCAGCTTTAGATGCCAATGTTAAAAATGAAGATGCTAATTATGATGAACATTTTTGGAATGTTTTGGAAATCACTGATAATAGCTTGATTGCTGAAACAAAGCCTAATGATTTTGGTACACCACGTTTTACATCTGGCATGCAAGTAGCATATGTTACCGATTTGCCTGAAACTGACTCTAATATTACTGATTTAGAAACAAGTAAAACATTTGAAAAAGTTTTAGCTCCAAAAGAGGCTGGTACAATTGAGAAACGTGTCATCGTCGTAACTTCTCGTGATTATCAAGATATTGATGATATTCGTGATGCACTTGAGGGGATTAGTTCTCGAGTAGCTACTGTCTCTTATGAAGATCTTTATCGTGAGCATGAAAATGTTTGGGCTGACCGTTGGAATCAATCTGATATTAAGATTGACGGTGATACTGACGCTCAACAAGGGATGCGCTTTAATCTATTTGGTTTATTTACAACGTATTCTGGAGAAGATTCACGACTCAATATTGGTCCAAAAGGTTTCACCGGTGAAAAGTATGGTGGAGCAACTTATTGGGATACCGAAGCTTTCTGTATACCAGTTTACTTGGGTATTTCAAAACCTGAAGTTGCCAGAAACCTTTTGATGTATCGTTATAACCAGTTAAATGGTGCTTATATCAATGCGCAACAACAAGGTCTAAAAGGTGCTTTGTTCCCAATGGTGACATTCAATGGAATCGAATGTCATAACGAATGGGAAATCACCTTTGAGGAAATTCATCGTAATGGTGATATTGCCTTTGCCATTTATAATTACACTCGTTATACCGGTGATAAATCCTTTGTTCTCAATGAAGGTAGTAAGCTTTTGACAGAAATGTCACGCTTTTGGGCTGATCGAGTTCACTTTAGTAAGCGTAACGGTGAATATATGATCCATGGCGTTACGGGACCGGATGAATATGAGAATAATGTTGATAATAACTGGTATACCAATTTCTTAGCCAAATGGACTTTGAAGTATACTTTACAAATTCTTGGTGAAGTAACTAAAGAACAGTTTGCTAAGTTGAAAGTTTCAGATGCTGAAATGAAACAATGGCAAGATATTGTAGACAAAATGTATTTGCCATATGACGAAGATCTAGGTATTTTTGTGCAACATGACGGCTTCTTGGATAAAGACATCAAGCCGGTAAGTGCTATTCCAAAGGATCAGTTGCCAATTAATCAACACTGGTCTTGGGATAAAATTTTACGTTCTCCATATATCAAACAAGGTGATGTCTTACAAGGTATCTGGGACTTTATCGATGACTTTTCAGAACGTGAAAAGAAACGTAATTTCGATTTCTATGAACCATTGACAGTGCATGAATCAAGTCTTTCTCCCGCAATTCACTCTGTTTTAGCTGCTGATTTGCACTACGAGGAGAAAGCGGTTGCATTATATGAGAGAACCGCTAGACTAGACTTAGACAATTATAATAATGACACCGCAGATGGTTTACATATTACTTCAATGACCGGTGGCTGGTTGGCAATGGTTCAAGGATTTGCTGGTATGCGAGTACATGACGATGGATCTTTGAGTTATAAACCTTTCTTACCTAAGAAATGGAACAGCTACTCATTTAGACAAGTCTTTAGAGGTCGAGTAATTGAAGTTGCTGTCGATAATGATGGACCACACTTCAAACTTATTTCTGGAGAGCCACTTCAGATCCAAGTTTATAATGAACCATTAATGTTGAAATAA
- the pgmB gene encoding beta-phosphoglucomutase gives MVKFAQVKGFLFDLDGVIANTSVYHAKAWHQLADELGVTWTEDLGNQLKGVGRMDSLNLILKYGGKENDYTEDEKIKYAEEKNDNYLKLLDTLDKSEILPGMEDFIKDLAAHHYLISLASSSKNSPLVLEKLGLAQYFDEKVDPATLKHGKPDPEIYTRAAEVLNLKPEECIGLEDASAGVTSINGSGAISVGIGDPKVLHEADINFNDTSEVTLDNIKKEMDKKKF, from the coding sequence ATGGTTAAATTCGCACAGGTTAAAGGATTTTTATTCGATCTAGATGGAGTTATTGCTAATACATCAGTTTATCATGCTAAAGCATGGCATCAATTAGCTGATGAATTGGGTGTAACATGGACCGAAGATTTAGGTAATCAACTTAAGGGCGTCGGTCGTATGGATTCGCTCAATCTTATTTTGAAGTATGGTGGTAAAGAGAATGACTATACCGAAGATGAGAAGATTAAGTATGCTGAAGAAAAGAACGATAATTATTTGAAATTGCTTGATACTTTAGACAAGTCAGAAATTTTACCTGGTATGGAAGATTTCATTAAGGATCTAGCAGCACATCATTACTTGATTTCATTAGCATCATCATCAAAGAATTCACCACTAGTTTTGGAAAAATTAGGTTTAGCGCAATATTTTGATGAAAAAGTTGATCCTGCAACTTTGAAACATGGAAAACCTGATCCTGAAATTTATACTCGTGCAGCTGAAGTCTTAAACTTGAAACCAGAAGAATGCATTGGTTTGGAAGATGCCTCGGCAGGTGTCACATCCATCAATGGTTCTGGCGCTATTTCTGTTGGTATTGGTGATCCGAAGGTCTTGCATGAAGCTGACATTAACTTCAATGATACATCTGAGGTTACTTTGGATAATATCAAGAAAGAAATGGATAAAAAAAAGTTTTAG
- a CDS encoding aldose epimerase family protein, translating into MVVVKKYFGETDGKEVSLYKITNKNQTSISVLSYAATWQNFEVVEDGVKHSLIEHFDNLNDYVKTPYEVGKTIGRVAGRITKSHFQINNVDYQLTPNDGKNIIHSGKNGLQTQNFDGTVDSDNSVVFTHTVAGEDGFPGELKVKIRYALSDDDEVSITYSGQTNHDTLFNPSCHVYFDLDDGNIRQQQLRINAKHFLDMDSEKLPTGKMLAVTNAYDFKNFKKIGQGLKQLKPLDKFEFDDAYVVHDKAATLKDSQRAVDFYTDRNGLVIFTASPIDQQRAGANDYSSIAMELMTLPDAINHEDFGNTILQAGQKVSYTNKFKYRKLD; encoded by the coding sequence ATGGTAGTAGTAAAGAAATATTTTGGGGAAACAGACGGAAAAGAAGTTTCTCTCTATAAAATAACTAATAAAAATCAAACAAGTATTAGCGTTTTAAGTTATGCCGCAACTTGGCAAAACTTTGAGGTTGTTGAGGATGGTGTCAAACATTCATTAATTGAACATTTTGATAATTTGAATGATTATGTAAAAACACCATATGAAGTTGGAAAAACTATTGGTCGTGTTGCCGGTCGTATTACTAAGTCTCATTTTCAAATTAATAATGTCGACTACCAATTGACACCTAATGACGGCAAAAATATCATTCATAGCGGGAAAAATGGTTTACAAACTCAGAATTTCGACGGCACAGTCGACTCCGATAATTCGGTTGTTTTTACGCACACAGTTGCTGGCGAGGATGGTTTTCCCGGTGAATTAAAAGTTAAGATACGTTATGCATTGAGTGATGATGATGAAGTGTCAATTACTTACAGTGGTCAAACGAATCACGATACATTGTTTAATCCAAGTTGCCACGTTTATTTCGATTTGGACGATGGAAATATTAGACAGCAACAACTACGTATCAATGCTAAGCATTTCTTAGATATGGACAGTGAAAAACTACCAACTGGGAAGATGTTGGCCGTTACTAATGCGTATGATTTTAAGAATTTCAAAAAAATTGGTCAAGGATTAAAGCAGTTAAAACCACTGGATAAATTTGAATTTGATGATGCTTATGTAGTGCATGATAAGGCTGCAACGTTGAAAGATAGTCAGCGGGCTGTTGATTTCTATACTGATCGTAACGGACTAGTTATTTTCACGGCCAGTCCAATTGATCAACAAAGAGCCGGCGCCAATGATTACAGTTCCATTGCTATGGAGTTGATGACGTTACCAGACGCAATCAATCATGAGGACTTTGGTAATACCATTTTACAGGCAGGACAAAAAGTTAGTTATACAAACAAATTCAAGTATCGAAAATTAGATTAG
- a CDS encoding VOC family protein has protein sequence MRIEHVGLFVKDLERTVEFYQTFFDATASEKYHNPVTTFSSRFLTFPDGARLEVGTREDLNRHHEQGYPLGYMHLAMSLGSKENVDNLTKEIAAAGYKHLSGPRTTGDGYYESVVCDPEGNQIELTV, from the coding sequence ATGAGAATTGAACATGTTGGGTTATTTGTTAAAGATCTGGAGCGCACGGTTGAGTTTTATCAAACATTTTTTGATGCGACTGCTTCGGAAAAATATCATAATCCAGTAACCACATTTTCATCACGTTTCTTAACATTTCCAGATGGAGCACGCTTGGAAGTTGGAACGCGGGAAGATTTAAATCGTCATCACGAGCAAGGGTATCCTTTGGGGTATATGCATTTGGCTATGTCACTTGGTTCTAAAGAGAATGTTGACAATTTAACTAAAGAAATTGCAGCCGCCGGATATAAGCATCTCAGTGGTCCTCGGACAACTGGAGATGGTTATTATGAAAGTGTTGTTTGTGACCCTGAAGGAAACCAAATTGAATTAACAGTTTAA
- a CDS encoding HAD family hydrolase yields MPKYLVFMDLDGTLLCDHKHISVRTKSTIERLQRHDIMFYISTGRMYELAKITQGLLNPNVHMITSNGAVFDGPAGQEITHLGGKAVELAYEVTQVNKLPMMLFTPEEAYFTEKIPRFIAQNTGNFDEAFGYREIKSFAELKEVESEITNGVVLSRGNMSELNQAREKMAETKLLRLSSSGVDNIEMIPLKTDKGTAVRRIQLERGVDADHTFVFGDGMNDVGMMKEAKYSVAMGNALAEVKKIANYETDTNDNDGLAKFLENFFKDEM; encoded by the coding sequence ATGCCAAAATATTTAGTATTTATGGATCTTGATGGAACTTTACTTTGTGATCATAAGCATATCTCTGTTCGTACCAAGTCAACGATTGAACGTTTACAAAGACATGACATAATGTTTTATATTTCTACAGGTAGAATGTATGAATTGGCAAAGATTACTCAAGGTTTATTGAACCCCAATGTACATATGATTACGTCAAATGGGGCTGTTTTTGATGGACCTGCTGGTCAGGAGATCACTCATTTAGGGGGTAAAGCGGTCGAATTGGCGTATGAGGTTACGCAGGTCAACAAGTTACCAATGATGTTATTTACACCAGAAGAGGCCTACTTTACGGAAAAAATACCTCGTTTCATTGCTCAAAATACTGGTAATTTTGATGAAGCATTTGGATATAGAGAGATTAAAAGTTTTGCTGAATTAAAAGAAGTTGAGTCAGAAATAACTAATGGGGTCGTTTTGAGTCGAGGTAACATGTCGGAACTCAATCAGGCCCGTGAAAAAATGGCGGAAACTAAATTGTTACGTTTGTCTTCATCTGGTGTTGATAATATCGAAATGATTCCTCTAAAGACAGACAAGGGGACAGCAGTCAGAAGGATTCAATTGGAACGTGGAGTGGACGCTGATCACACCTTTGTTTTCGGTGACGGAATGAATGATGTTGGTATGATGAAAGAAGCCAAGTATTCAGTTGCTATGGGCAACGCCTTGGCTGAAGTTAAAAAAATTGCCAATTATGAAACAGATACCAATGATAATGATGGTTTAGCTAAGTTTTTGGAGAACTTTTTTAAAGATGAAATGTAA